In Acidobacteriota bacterium, the genomic window TCTCGACGCAGCGCCCGTCGGTGGACGTCGTCACCGGCGTCATCAAGGCCAACCTCCCGTCGCGCGTCGCGCTGCGCGTGTCGAGCAAGGTCGACTCGCGGACGATCATCGACGCGAACGGCGCGGAAAAGCTCCTCGGGAACGGCGACATGCTCTTCCTCCCCCCGGGAAGCGCGAGGCTCCTGAGGCTCCACGGCTCGTACATCGCCGACAACGAGTGCTTGAAGGTGGCCGAGTTCCTCAGGAAGCAGGCCCGCCCCAACTTCGACGAGTCGGTCACCGTCGAGAAGAAGGAGGCGGCGGACTTCGAGGGC contains:
- a CDS encoding DNA translocase FtsK, with the translated sequence MILAAADVEDSITRLAQMARAVGIHLILSTQRPSVDVVTGVIKANLPSRVALRVSSKVDSRTIIDANGAEKLLGNGDMLFLPPGSARLLRLHGSYIADNECLKVAEFLRKQARPNFDESVTVEKKEAADFEGEEDTMFGEAVRMAIETKSVSASNLQRRLRLGYAR